The sequence cacCCCGCcagcggttttccaacaagtggtgttgagaaatatttacagataattcaaaaaatgtacaagaagagaaaactgaagcagaaggaaggaaattttataaaatatggaaaagtgaacacaagtttgtgcttcaagaaacAAAAacctttgttattattaaatcattgcAAACATCTCTGGGTGTGTGTTCGCCTCCTCTTGTCTCATCTAGCCCAAttcattacaaaaaaataaccCTGATCAGTCTAGGTCTGGCTGCCTCAACAGTAGAGAGATTCACTGTAGAGTCTAATGACAGTGGGTAAAAAGACCTCACATGCCGCTCTTTGGCACAGCATAACTGTTTTAGCTGGTTGCTAAACACACTTTTCTGTGTCTTCACTGTAGAGTGAATGGGGGTGTGCGGCACTGTCCAAGATTGTTAAAAGTTTATTAGATGTCCTACATTCCACAACAGTTTCCAAGGAATCCAGTTTATCTCCAATGACAGAGCCAGCCTTCCTGATCTTATGTCTCAAACAAGACAGTGTGCAGAGTTGGGGCAGTCAAGGGGTCTGTATTAGCCCCAATTCCTGTTCAATCTACTACATTTATGACTTCAGGTACAACActgtgccatgtcatctgcaaCAATTCTCTGATGACATGACTATTATGGGGTGTATGAGGAATGGACAGGAAGAGGAATACAGGTAGCTGTTGAAGAACATTGTTGAATGGTGTAGGCTAAACCTGATGCAGCTAAACATTAGTAAGACTAAGTAGATGGTGCTGGATTTTAGGAAGTCCAAACCTGCCCTGTAACCACTGATTGAGTAGATGAGGAGGTGGTAGGGATGTTCGAGTACCAGGGAGTGCATTTggacaacaaactggactggaacTGCACATACTTCCTGTCTTTTGGCATGAAGCACCTCTGTGGACATTCTACCAGTCTGTTGTAGTGAGACTGGATCAGCCTTTTAtacctttttacatttacatttttggcatttagcagacgctcttatccagagcgacttacaaaagtgctttcatagtgaacattaccttactctagtttaagtaaacaacagtccaggaatacaaatctgctgaaaccctgttaaaaccaaagttctttttaaatgcaagaaataaataagagcattagtaagtacatgtcagcttaagtgcttagtaaagaggttggttttaatcgtcttttgaagacagtgagacactcggatgttcggacagacaaggaagttcgttccaccacttgggtgccagtacagaaaagagccttgatgcttgtcttcctcaagtcctgggtggaggatcaagtcgagcgagactagtggttcaaaggttgtgtggtacagagcagggttttattagacctcgaaggtagcttggggctggtacATTTTTGccttgtaggtgagcatcagtgttttaaactgaatgcgggcagctataaaaagccagtgaagagaacgcagcagtggggtgatgtggcagcgtttaggttggttaaaaatgcagctgcattttggatgagttgtaagggtttaatagtttATTAGGAAAGAAGGActgctggttatccaggacggcACCAAGGTttcgtacattatcagatggtctgatctgggagtcatcaagagagatgactaggtcctgggttggagattgatctccaggaaaaagtaacagctctgtcttgctgggattaagttttagatgataaGCTGACGTGCGAGTTGAGACTGGATGGAGCTATGGAGTAAATGTCAGAATGAGCTATCATCTGCATATgagtggtaagagaagccatgggaggctatgacctttccaaccttttaaatgtaaatgtaaacaaaatacctGTTCATGATACTTTCACCCATAACCaattacctgcttattgtggaatgttttgcaTACTAGTGTAGCATactatatatattgtataaacGTTTTTAATATTGGTATTTCCCTGCCCCAAAATATCATCAAGTTGGTCAGCcactcttttctttctacttttgtctccTAAATAagggttcaagagaattaacaaatcacagacttTTGCTTTTgtagcattttacaaaatgtcccaactttttctgaaatggggtttgtagaagTATGTGTATGTGCACATTATCACTtaaggtgcttgggtggcatgatggtctattatgctagacCCAGGTTTGAATCTAAATGGTGATTTAGTGGTGTTATCGgctggtcgggcatctacacagacatgattggctatgtctgcaAAATAGTGCAATAGATTTGTGCTCTGTGTAGGGTATttttgccttgcacccagtgtatACTGGTGGACCTTAACCTGCCACGACCCTAACCAGAACAGGACCTGTCTAAATATCTGACCACGCACAAGTGATCTTTACGATGAGTGCCATTAGGGCCGTTCAACATGTAACTTTCTAGTTTAATCAGCAAAGCAACTTTCTTACTAATTAACCCAACTTTATACCCAACTTCCTTACATAGGATACTGGGGCATGTTTAGCGATGAGATATACAGCTAAATATAAGATGTAAATGTAGCTCAATTCTGTTTacatactcattcattcatcatctgtTTTATGCTTTATTCTATTCCACACTTTTATTTGTCGCAGTGGGCCTGATTTCCTGGGTGAAAAAGCAGGAAACTGgacaccagtctatcacagggcaaacaaacacacacagctggaAGCAGCTCTCAGAACTCAGTTTCCCAGAAGCCCCAGCACTGATTACTGCTAATCACTGCTGATCAGACACACCTGCTGGGCTCTGCATAAAAAGCTCACCCAAACCATGGCTCAGTGCTGCACTTTTGTAGAGGGGCAGACGGTATGGTAACTAGcaaaaaggtgaaaagaagagaaaagaaaaaagaaaagaaaactacaacaaacaagtaacagaaaagagagaaagcaatggaaagcagaaacaaacaaagagagagaaaataataatatcaaaggTTACAAACCTCAGCAGACCGATTAATTGAAGGAAAATTTGGGTGAAAAGTGTAAGCTTAAAGGGCTCTGCTCACTGTCTACGTTTGAGCATGCTATTTTCAATGTCTCCTTTGTTTGCCTTTCCCGCCTTTTTACTGCCATCTTTTGGAGTGCTTTTTCCACCGCTTTTTCCACTCCCCCTGTAGAGCAGTGGTAAAGCACTGCTCCTTGGTTCAGTGGGTTGCCTCTTCGTATCCTCAGGAACTCGCAACTGTAAAAGCACACAAACGTTGTCTGTTCATTTCCACACCTCATacattgttttctttgttatatTAGTTCACTTTCACTGTTTAATCTACAGTAAATAAAGCAGGAGCTACCAGTAAATCCCCCCACCCCCATCTCGTAACATTGACAAGTGAATGTGGAGGAAACTCTATGAACACTATGGGATGAATTGAAACGTTAATTATTGGAGatatcacaaatgcttttttttggcTGAATGGGCAGTCATCCTCACTACACTTTGAGAGATTCACCCCTCACCTACTCCCTTTTCCTGTCTCCTACATACCCCTAAATCCTGTCTCCTCACACCTTTTTGTATATTGAAAGGACACTTCCAGTTTGACCCTTTTCTTTTTGTATCCTGTATTATCCGCTATAAAACAAACACCCGTTTATCCCACTTCCCCAATCTTTGTTCTAGTACCCCCCTCTATTCCCATTTCATTTTCCCTTTTATCTCCTCCTCCTTTTTCTTAATACCTCCCCTCATTTCTAGTGTAGATAAAGTGTCCCCAAAAATATGTCTAGTTAGATTCTGTTGGTCTTCCAAGCTGTGCCCAtacatctgtatgtgttaataaagaCTCTTTAGATGAAGACCTGGGCCCGTATGTATCAAACTTCTTAAAATTTCTCCTAAGAATGCTGCTAAGAATGGACTTAAGTCTAAAATTATTCTTAGTTAAAAGCTGAGactaaaaattatttaataagcCTCTCAGTCTCACTTTAAGCGAAGTGTAGGAGTAATTCTTAAGTGTCAGTCTAAGAGCTAATTTACGACACCTGTCAGTGCCGCAAAGCTGATTCTGGGATGAAGTCATTTCCAAACCCCAGGCAAGAACCAATCACTGCATCGGATTTCAAGTTTAAGATTATTTCCTGAGAAATGTCAAGAtcaaagttttaaaaatgttgaaataCTTTCACATTTAACTTAAGAATGgtgcaattattatttttgtgaagaatgtctgaaataaaacactgtattcacgttgttaataaataatccgAATAAAAACAAGTCTTCATGTTGTTGCAATCATTTATTTGTTGGTGACAAATTTAAACAGGTGCTAGGCTGATTAAACAATTTGacatgtgcatttaaaagcTTTCATTGATGCTGTGATCACTAAAGCCATGGATTGTAAAAGGAAACCGAACTGGAGAGAGGAGGACACACTTACACTTGTAGAGTTAATAGAAGAAcgaaaaaatattataaaagggAAGTTCAGTCCCACACTAACTAGTGCGGACAAAAAAAATGCTTGGGAGGAAATCTCACGACTTATGACTGCATCTCATGTTGCCTGCATTCGCTCACCATCTGACTGTGAAAAGAAATGGTATAATATTCTGTCAAAAAGCCGCACAGAAATATCCGCCTATAAGTCCTATATGACATGCACTGGTATGTATAATTTtccattctttcttttgttattCATATATTTTCTCTGATTTATTTTGGAGACTGTATACATTCTAACTGAATCACATTCAGGCGGTGGACCACCGGGAAAGCCTCTTAGCGCAGTTTGTGAAGTGGTACAGCGTATCCTCGGGGAAGACAGTGCAGTGATTTGTGGTGTGGACGGGGGTCAGGATCCTGCATTATTGAAATTTGAAAACCTATCTCAAAGGCAAGTttttttagtcatttatttacattttcacacaAACACTGTGATGCTAATTATCACTTCAAATTTATTGCATCGTCAGTAATGAAGAAGCTGCTCGTGCTATGGACCCTGCTGGCTTGAGCACAGGTTCTCCATCTGCTCCTCCGTTTTTGACCGAGCTTCCAAACACCTCAAGTCATGACTGGCCGGAGGAAGAGTGGGCGTCTGAAGGAGGTCTGGTAGAGGACTCACTCCCGAATGACATACAGGAACTGAAAAGGCAAAAGTTAAAGCTACAAATTAAAGTATTGAAATTGCAGTATGAATATTATAGTCTAGCGCTAAAAAAACGAAAGGAAGAACAATCAAAATGTAAAGCCATGCTTATCTTGATGCCTAATTATTGTGcatatttatacataaaattGAAATCTGTACCTAAAATGAAGGATTGCAAAGTGTTGTCTGTAGCCTGTCGCATCACGTGTGCTGGCAGGGGTGCTCTCATCTCCatcttcatcaccatcatcacggTTCTCCAGTGTTGGGGGGGAAGGGATGTTGCGCTTCTTACAAATATTATGCAGAATTTCACATGCCATTATGATTCGGCACACTTTTTCCGGACTGTACCGAATTTCAGAATGTAAAATGTGGAATCTGCGCTTCCACTGGCCAATCCCTCTTTCTACCACACTTCGTGTAGAACGGTGTGCCCTATGAGATGATTTCACGAAAACTAATTAGCTATAGCCTAAATTAGGATTatgcaaaaagaaaatacatatgGATAACATAGTAGACATACCTATTGTAGTTGATTTGGGCTTCCGTCACTGCTCTGGAAAACGGTGTGAGCAGCCACCTGCGTAAGGGATATCCTTTATCACCTAAAAGAGGACATCCGGGTGGCACAAGTCCTGTTTCAAAGAGTTTGTTCAGGCCGCTTTCAGTGAAAATCCGAGCGTCATGGGTTGACCCAGGCCATTTGGGTACAACATCTAAAATGTTGTATTCTGCATCAAACACAACTTGAGTGTTGATGCTGTGGTACCTCTTTCTGTTCACATAAACATCCTCATTAATGCTGGGAGCAATGATCTTTATGTGAGTGCCATCAATTGCACCTACAACTCCTGGAAATCCAGCTATCTGCATAAACTGGGTTTGCTTCTGTTGGATGACACGGGGTGTTGTTGGAAAGTCAATAAAACGGGTGACAATGTGTCGCGCTGTAAGTGCCATAATTGTTTGCATGACAACTCGGCTAATTGTTGGTTGGGATGGTCCCAAATCATCAGCACTACACTGCTGCATTTTTCCTGTAGCAAGAAAACGAAGCATCAGCACTACTTTTAATTCAGCTGGGATGGCGTTGCTGCGTGTAGTTGATGGTGAGATGACATCTCTCACTAAGTCAGTGACAAATATGATTCCTGCTCTGTCCAGTCTATATCGTTTAATTAACTGAAAGTCATCAAACATTTCAAAGACATTCTTCCGCTCTTGGAAGGTTCGCACGCGTCTCTGTCTTCTCAGTGCCATCTCTGCCCCCCGGTGGCGACTCTTAACAACTTAAGAGACCTCTCGAGCAGTCTTAACTTTTCGGGAGAGTAATTCTTAGACTTCAGAGTTTTGATAACTGGCACTTACACTTAACTCGGTGATTAGGAGCAAATCTAAGAATTTTTCAGCACTTAAGTCCAAAATTCCACGCTAAGAAGTTTGATACATACGGGCCCTGGTCTCCTGACTCCTGTATGCCGAATTTCTAACAACTTAAATCTTGTTTAAATCTACTAAATACATATACAAggaaaaggtgtgtgtgtgtgggtgtcacTGATTACAAAAAAGCTCATATAATCATTTTCTTAACCTGACTAATAAATTAAGTCATAGTCAATAACATGACCACATTACAGAAGTTATAACTAATAGCACAGATATTAGGAAGAGCACATAAACCAAATGGCAAAAAGAATCATGTTGGAAACCATTTATAATAAACTTTTAGGATTAGTACAGTGTAGTTACATAAAAGTTCCGTCCTTAAAAAAGAAAGCCTTGCGTGTCTACTCTAAAAGCCACGCCTCTCGCAAATAAAAGTGAAGTTTAAATGATTGCTGAAGCAGAAGACCACAAACTTCATATTAAAAATGGTTCTCTATTTCTCACCCACACTTGTGCTCAGTGTAATGTGTGAgtatattttaattgtttttacttGTCACACTATGTAGTTTTGAATTAATGTTCAAAATATCATCGTAATGATAAATATATCATCATATATaagatatatactatataaataCAAGGATACAGTAACTAGTGTATGAAGTGCAATGATACTTATGAAGATTTTCAGTTAAATAGTAACTTAATTGTTATTTGTTGAAATTACACAAAAGTTTAAATGACTCTGTCAAAAacgtaacttttttttttttttacaatcccTGTCCTTTTTATCAATTTCAGGTTGGATTTTTGTTAAACAAACTCAGAGCATCTTACTGACAGTGAATGCTGGAGAAAGTGTGATGTTTCATTGTCCGAACAAGAAAGCAGACAGTTTTGTAGCCTGGTTTAAACAAGTGAACAACTCTCCACCTATATTTATTGCGATGAGGCTTCATGCTTCTAAGGAAGCTGAAGTTTCTTATTTCAATGGATTTCAAAACAAGGTCAGCATGAACATCACAACTTCAAGTCTGATAATTGTGAAAGTGGATCAAACTGATGCTGCCCTGTATTATTGTGGAGTTGTTGAGTGGAATAACATAAAGTTCCACAATGCAACACGCTTAGCTGTAAAAAGAGGTAAAAtaacttatttttaaatttcTCTGGCTTTATTTTAAGAAGTAACTCAACTTGATTGTCAGTTGAATGTGCAGACATTTGCAAAACCAAATTATTAATGTATGCTGTGTAATAAATTGATGTTATCTGTAGTAATTTAACATCATTTAATGCTGAGTGCTATATTATGCTTTAAAGGAGAAAATTCAACCATGAAAACTGAACATGAAACACAAGAAGGTACAAATAGTTTGTTTTACATGaatttgtattaaaatatttaaattcaatgcttctgatttatttataaaactcCTAATAGATCATGAAAAAAATCATATAAATACAGAAGACTGCAGTTGTGGCATCTTTGTTATTGTGACACTGGTTTTGGGCAGCATTCTCTTCATTTTTATCATGATTCCAGTGTTGTTCTTCATTAAGCTGAAACAAAAAAGCACACAGAATAGAGGTAAACACAAACTCTCATtggttttactattattttattaccattTCAAGATTTTGAGCAAAGTGGAGCAATAACACATTTCTTTTACTTACAGATGCTAAAACCCAAGTTCATCTTCAACATCAAGGGGTAAGAAATGAGAAATTGACATAGCTGTGAATATTTGCAATCATTTTGTTAGGCTATGTCTATAACATAATTTTGTGTACAACAGTATTAGCATacgtttcattttgttttgatattgatcattaatattaatttaagtGTTTGAGAGCCCATGATAAACTTGTTCTCTCTCCAGTGTGTATTCCTGTCCTGCGCCTAGTGTTTTCATGTACTGTAGGATCCGCTGTGACCCTGCCAAGAATAAAGTAGTTattgaaaataattaaaagagtgAAAGTGTATGTATcggtaaataaaaacatatttttgcaGGCTCTCCCACGTTTTAGGTTTTATATCCCATTACAAGACTCTAAAATGTCCCTTCTTTAAATGTTAAACCATGTTATCAATCATAACCATGCCACCATGATGCCAGTGCATTTTCGCAACTAATGACATGATAGTGCATTTGCAGGTATGATGAGTTTACCTTTGCAATTtacttatttgtgttttttttattaaaccttTTCATGTAGAAGGAAGTTCCAGGAATGGTGAATTTTGCCCCACTCACTTTCTCCGAAAAAGGGAGCACAAAGGATAGAAGACCAGACGTTTATACAAATGTTGTGTATATTGCAACAAGATAATATTATTGCATGATACAGTATTTAtacaacattgtgtttataaatgGGCAACCTATGAGAGTATCACATGTAAGTGATAATACTCAATGGAAATCAGAACTTTTTTCCTTCTGCTTACATTGAAGTCATTTTCTGTTGAATAAAATGTAGTTTCTGTGCCAGAAGTTGTTTAAGCATTTATGTTTGTTACTGTGTTTTATTTCGCCTAGTTTATAGTTATTTCATGGATCATTACTAGGATATGTGCTTGTACATAAGGGCTCATGGGAACACCCACTCATACATTTCTAGTTCATATTTTATTCTCTGGTCAGAGACTGTGAGAAGTTTCATTCTGTTCCCTTGTGGGCTTTTTTTTGGTACTCCACGTTTCTACTATTTCCTCAAAATCTTTTTTGTGCAGAATGTGACTGAtgtgtaaagaaaataaataacagaCCTAAAAGATAATTCATTATTCTTTTAAAGATAGTTCCTGAATTGTTGTTGCTGCTAATGGAGTCTAACATATCAGTTGTaagttacgctagcccactaccactgtgaTCCACTGTGTGGCCTTCAACAAGCTTCTATGTTGCTGGAATTTTAAACTGATAAATACTGATAAATATTCTATGGGCTTGAGGTCAGAGCTTTGGGATGGTCATTCCATTATCTTCACTTTGTTGTCCTTAAGCCAGTTTGCTACAACTTTGAAAGTATGCTTGA is a genomic window of Trichomycterus rosablanca isolate fTriRos1 chromosome 4, fTriRos1.hap1, whole genome shotgun sequence containing:
- the LOC134311890 gene encoding putative nuclease HARBI1 produces the protein MALRRQRRVRTFQERKNVFEMFDDFQLIKRYRLDRAGIIFVTDLVRDVISPSTTRSNAIPAELKVVLMLRFLATGKMQQCSADDLGPSQPTISRVVMQTIMALTARHIVTRFIDFPTTPRVIQQKQTQFMQIAGFPGVVGAIDGTHIKIIAPSINEDVYVNRKRYHSINTQVVFDAEYNILDVVPKWPGSTHDARIFTESGLNKLFETGLVPPGCPLLGDKGYPLRRWLLTPFSRAVTEAQINYNRAHRSTRSVVERGIGQWKRRFHILHSEIRYSPEKVCRIIMACEILHNICKKRNIPSPPTLENRDDGDEDGDESTPASTLPVCHSGVSPLPDLLQTPTLPPASHDLRCLEARSKTEEQMENLCSSQQGP